In Sorghum bicolor cultivar BTx623 chromosome 10, Sorghum_bicolor_NCBIv3, whole genome shotgun sequence, one genomic interval encodes:
- the LOC110430848 gene encoding zinc finger A20 and AN1 domain-containing stress-associated protein 8, with product MEHKETGCQAPEGPILCINNCGFFGSAATMNMCSKCHKEMIMKQEQAKLAASSIDSIVNGNDAVMEPVVAGNTVVAAAPIELQTMNVQPADVAGPSEGAAVISKGKVGPNRCSTCRKRVGLTGFNCRCGNLYCALHRYSDKHDCKFDYRTAARDAIAKANPVVKADKLDKI from the coding sequence ATGGAGCACAAGGAGACTGGATGCCAGGCACCTGAGGGACCCATCCTTTGCATCAATAACTGCGGCTTCTTCGGCAGCGCAGCTACCATGAACATGTGCTCCAAGTGCCACAAGGAGATGATAATGAAGCAGGAGCAGGCCAAGCTGGCTGCCTCCTCTATCGACAGCATCGTCAATGGCAACGATGCTGTCATGGAACCAGTTGTTGCTGGCAACACAGTGGTCGCTGCTGCTCCAATCGAGTTGCAAACAATGAACGTGCAGCCCGCTGATGTTGCTGGACCTAGCGAGGGGGCGGCGGTGATCTCCAAAGGGAAGGTAGGGCCGAACCGGTGCAGCACTTGCAGGAAGAGGGTTGGACTTACAGGATTCAACTGCCGGTGTGGGAACTTGTACTGTGCACTGCACCGCTACTCCGACAAGCACGACTGCAAGTTCGACTATCGGACTGCTGCTAGGGATGCCATTGCCAAGGCTAATCCAGTGGTGAAGGCGGACAAGCTCGACAAGATCTAG
- the LOC8082442 gene encoding uncharacterized protein LOC8082442 — MAAAPWRSASAWAVLVAVAVAGVVTTMAKECTNIPTELSSHTVRARLQASPGAAEWRWRELFHEHLNPTDEAAWMDLMPPPPRGGLQTAAAADAGHHHHQEEEELDWVMLYRSLKGQQVVVGGAVPASGAAAAGPFLEEVSLHDVRLDPDGDDAAYGRAQRTNLEYLLLLDVDRLVWSFRSQAALPAPGEPYGGWEKPDSELRGHFVGHYLSATAKMWASTHNGTLAGKMSAVVDALDECQRAAGTGYLSAFPAEFFDRFEAIKPVWAPYYTIHKIMQGLLDQHVVAGNGKALGMVVAMADYFAGRVRNVIRRYSIERHWTSLNEETGGMNDVLYQLYTITHDQRHLVLAHLFDKPCFLGLLAVQADSLSNFHANTHIPVVIGGQMRYEVTGDPLYKEIATFFMDTVNSSHAYATGGTSVSEFWSDPKRLAEALTTETEESCTTYNMLKVSRHLFRWTKEVAYADYYERALINGVLSIQRGRDPGVMIYMLPQGPGRSKAKSYHGWGTQNESFWCCYGTGIESFSKLGDSIYFEEKGQKPALYIVQFIPSTFNWRTTGLTVTQKLMPLSSWDQYLQVSFSISAKTDGQFATLNVRIPSWTSLNGAKATLNDKDLQLASPGTFLTVSKQWGSGDQLLLQLPIHLRTEAIKDDRPEYASIQAVLFGPFLLAGLTTGEWDAKTGAAAAAATDWITPVPPGSNSQLVTLAQESGGKAFVLSAVNGSLTMQERPKDSGGTDAAVHATFRLVPQGTNSTAAATLEPLDMPGMVVTDTLTVSAEKSSGALFNVVPGLAGAPGSVSLELGSRPGCFLVAGGSGEKVQVGCTGGVKKHGNGGGDWFRQAASFARAEPMRRYHPMSFAARGVRRSFLLEPLFTLRDEFYTIYFNLVA, encoded by the exons ATGGCGGCGGCGCCGTGGCGTTCGGCATCGGCGTGGGCGGTGcttgtggcggtggcggtggcgggagTAGTGACGACGATGGCGAAGGAGTGCACGAACATCCCGACGGAGCTGTCGTCGCACACGGTGCGGGCGCGGCTGCAGGCGTCGCCGGGAGCGGCGGAGTGGCGGTGGCGCGAGCTGTTCCACGAGCACCTCAACCCAACCGACGAGGCCGCGTGGATGGACctcatgccgccgccgccgcggggagGCCTccagaccgccgccgccgccgacgcggggcaccaccaccaccaggaggaggaggagctcgaCTGGGTGATGCTCTACCGCTCGCTCAAGGGCCAGCAGGTGGTGGTGGGCGGCGCCGTGCCGGCCTCgggcgccgcggcggccggGCCGTTCCTGGAGGAGGTGTCGCTGCACGACGTGCGGCTGGACCCCGACGGCGACGACGCGGCGTACGGGCGTGCGCAGCGGACGAACCTCGAGtacctgctgctgctggacgTGGACCGCCTCGTCTGGAGCTTCCGCTCCCAGGCGGCGCTGCCGGCGCCGGGAGAGCCCTACGGCGGCTGGGAGAAGCCCGACAGCGAGCTCAGGGGCCACTTCGTCG GTCACTACCTGAGCGCGACGGCCAAGATGTGGGCGAGCACGCACAACGGCACGCTCGCCGGCAAGATGTCGGCGGTGGTGGACGCGCTCGACGAGTGCCAGCGCGCCGCCGGCACGGGCTACCTCTCCGCCTTCCCCGCCGAGTTCTTCGACCGCTTCGAGGCCATCAAGCCCGTCTGGGCGccctactacaccatccacaag ATCATGCAGGGCCTCCTGGACCAGCACGTGGTGGCCGGCAACGGCAAGGCGCTGGGGATGGTGGTCGCCATGGCCGACTACTTCGCCGGCAGGGTCAGGAACGTCATCCGGAGGTACAGCATCGAGCGCCACTGGACGTCGCTCAACGAGGAGACCGGAGGGATGAACGACGTGCTCTACCAGCTCTACACCATCACG CACGATCAGAGGCATCTGGTGTTGGCCCATCTTTTCGACAAGCCATGCTTCCTGGGGTTGCTTGCAGTGCAG GCTGACAGTCTTTCGAATTTCCATGCCAACACACATATTCCGGTTGTCATTGGCGGGCAGATGAGATATGAAGTTACAGGTGATCCTCTTTACAAG GAAATTGCAACATTCTTCATGGACACAGTGAATTCTTCTCACGCATATGCGACTGGCGGCACATCTGTCAGTGAATTCTG GTCCGATCCAAAGCGTTTAGCTGAAGCTCTGACCACTGAGACCGAGGAGTCATGCACAACTTACAACATGCTCAAG GTCTCACGCCATCTGTTCAGATGGACGAAGGAGGTCGCATACGCTGACTACTATGAACGAGCGCTGATCAATGGCGTGCTGAGCATCCAGAGAGGCAGAGATCCTGGAGTGATGATCTACATGCTGCCCCAGGGCCCTGGGAGATCAAAGGCAAAGAGCTACCATGGTTGGGGAACTCAGAATGAATCATTCTGGTGTTGCTATGGCACTG GGATAGAATCCTTCTCCAAGCTGGGGGATTCCATTTACTTTGAGGAGAAAGGTCAAAAACCAGCACTATATATTGTTCAGTTCATACCGAGCACGTTCAACTGGAGGACTACAGGCCTTACTGTCACACAGAAACTGATGCCCCTCAGCTCATGGGATCAGTATCTTCAGGTCTCATTCTCCATATCTGCAAAG ACAGACGGTCAGTTTGCGACATTGAACGTGAGAATACCATCTTGGACATCTTTGAATGGTGCAAAGGCAACACTGAATGACAAGGATTTGCAATTAGCATCTCCAG GGACTTTCCTCACTGTCAGCAAGCAGTGGGGTAGTGGTGATCAgttgttactccaattacctatcCACCTAAGGACTGAAGCAATAAAAG ATGATCGTCCGGAGTACGCATCTATACAAGCAGTCCTGTTCGGGCCGTTCCTCCTCGCCGGTCTCACTACCGGAGAATGGGACGCCAagaccggcgccgccgccgccgcggccaccgACTGGATCACCCCCGTCCCTCCGGGGTCCAACTCCCAGCTGGTGACGCTCGCGCAAGAGTCCGGCGGCAAGGCCTTCGTCCTCTCCGCCGTGAACGGCTCCCTGACGATGCAGGAGCGGCCCAAGGACAGCGGCGGCACCGACGCCGCCGTCCACGCGACGTTCAGACTCGTCCCGCAGGGCACGAACTCGACGGCCGCTGCGACGCTCGAGCCGTTGGACATGCCGGGGATGGTGGTCACGGACACGCTCACGGTGTCCGCGGAGAAGAGCTCGGGTGCTCTCTTCAACGTCGTGCCGGGACTCGCCGGCGCGCCCGGCTCGGTGTCCCTGGAGCTAGGGTCCAGGCCAGGGTGCTTCTTGGtcgccggcggcagcggcgagAAGGTCCAGGTTGGCTGTACCGGTGGTGTAAAGAAGCACggcaacggcggcggcgactgGTTCCGGCAGGCGGCGAGCTTCGCGCGGGCCGAGCCGATGCGACGGTACCACCCGATGAGCTTCGCCGCGAGGGGCGTGAGGAGGAGCTTCCTCCTGGAGCCATTGTTCACCTTGAGGGACGAGTTCTACACCATCTACTTCAACCTTGTAGCGTGA
- the LOC8067643 gene encoding uncharacterized protein LOC8067643 translates to MARARPALAMVSTAAALLLLLLCAAAFVERGAALQLCTDRLFNNTQGRHNDGLPHLTPTEEATWMALLPRRLRGGGGGGARARAEFDWLALYRSLTRGGGPDDDADAGKPGPGELLTPASLHDVRLHGDDDDDDRVLTGSSSSSAAMYWQAQQTNLEYLLYLDPDRLTWTFRRQAGLPTVGDPYGGWEAPGGQLRGHFTGHYLSASAHMWAATHNSTLRERMTRVVDILYDCQKKMGTGYLAAYPETMFDLYEQLDEAWSPYYTIHKIMQGLLDQYMLASNKKGLDVVVWMTDYFSNRVKNLIQKYTIQRHWEAMNEETGGFNDVMYQLYTITKNQKHLTMAHLFDKPCFLGPLGLHKDDISGLHVNTHLPVIIGTQKRYEVVGDHLYKDISTYLFDVVNSSHTFATGGTSTMEHWHDPKRLVDEIKISSNEETCATYNFLKVSRNLFRWTKEAKYADHYERLLINGIMGNQRGTQPGVMLYFLPMGPGRSKSVSGLSPSGLPPKNPGGWGGPNDTFWCCYGTGIESFSKLGDSIYFLEEGEAPGLYIIQYIPSTFDWKATGLTVNQQAKPLLSTDPFFKVSLTFSAKGDAQLAKVSVRIPSWTSTDGTTATLNGQKLNLTSTGNSTNGGFLTVTKLWAEDTLTLQFPITLRTEAIKDDRPEYASIQAVLFGPHLLAGLTHGKLPVTDSNHSNDGLTPSIWEVNATSATAVTDWVTPLPSETLNSQLVTLTQTAGGRTLVLSVSIADAKLEMQEQPAPGTDACVHATFRVYGQAGSSSSESLLPMQGPNVTIEPFDRPGMAVTNGLLAVGRPAGGRDTLFNAVPGLDGAPGSVSLELATRPGCFVATAPAAGANAATQVVCRGNKNNGGSASGDGAALRRAASFVRAAPLRRYNPLSFAARGTARNFLLEPLRSLQDEFYTVYFSLVVSDAGS, encoded by the exons ATGGCTCGAGCTCGGCCGGCATTAGCCATGgtgtcgacggcggcggctctgctgctgctgctgctgtgcgcGGCGGCGTTCGTGGAGCGCGGCGCGGCGCTGCAACTGTGCACGGACCGCCTCTTCAACAACACGCAGGGGCGGCACAACGACGGCCTGCCGCACCTCACCCCGACGGAGGAGGCCACGTGGATGGCGCTCCTCCCGCGCAGGctccgcggcggtggtggtggcggcgcccGGGCCCGGGCCGAGTTCGACTGGCTGGCGCTCTACCGCAGCCTCACGCGCGGCGGTGGCCCGGacgacgacgccgacgccggCAAGCCGGGCCCGGGGGAGCTGCTGACGCCGGCGTCCCTGCACGACGTCCGCCTccacggcgacgacgacgacgacgaccgcgTCCTCACCggctcgtcctcctcctccgccgccatgTACTGGCAGGCGCAGCAGACCAACCTCGAGTACCTGCTCTACCTCGACCCGGACCGCCTCACCTGGACCTTCCGCCGGCAGGCTGGCCTGCCCACCGTCGGGGACCCCTACGGCGGCTGGGAGGCGCCCGGCGGCCAGCTCCGTGGCCATTTCACAG GGCACTACCTGAGCGCGAGCGCGCACATGTGGGCGGCCACGCACAACAGCACCCTCAGGGAGAGGATGACGAGGGTGGTGGACATTCTCTACGACTGCCAGAAGAAGATGGGCACGGGATACCTGGCGGCGTATCCCGAGACCATGTTCGACTTGTACGAGCAGCTGGACGAGGCATGGTCGCCATACTACACCATCCACAAG ATCATGCAGGGACTTCTTGATCAGTATATGTTGGCCAGTAACAAGAAAGGTCTGGACGTGGTGGTGTGGATGACTGACTACTTCAGCAACCGTGTGAAGAATCTGATACAGAAGTACACTATTCAGAGACATTGGGAGGCAATGAACGAGGAGACCGGTGGATTCAACGACGTCATGTATCAGCTGTATACTATAACG AAAAACCAGAAACATCTGACAATGGCTCATCTTTTcgacaaaccatgcttccttggaCCACTTGGTCTTCAT AAAGATGACATATCAGGCTTGCATGTAAATACGCATCTCCCTGTCATCATTGGTACACAGAAGAGATATGAGGTTGTTGGTGATCATCTTTACAAG GACATCTCAACTTACTTGTTTGATGTGGTGAATTCTTCCCATACATTCGCAACTGGAGGTACATCTACCATGGAACACTG GCATGACCCAAAGCGTCTGGTGGACGAAATCAAAATCAGCTCGAATGAGGAAACCTGCGCCACCTACAACTTCCTCAAG GTGTCACGGAACCTGTTCCGGTGGACAAAGGAGGCCAAGTACGCAGACCACTACGAGAGGCTGCTCATCAACGGGATCATGGGCAACCAGAGGGGAACACAGCCTGGTGTCATGCTCTACTTTCTTCCCATGGGGCCTGGGCGATCGAAGAGTGTCAGTGGCCTTTCCCCCTCTGGCCTTCCGCCGAAGAATCCAGGGGGATGGGGAGGTCCGAACGACACGTTTTGGTGCTGCTATGGCACTG GGATAGAATCATTCTCAAAGCTAGGTGATTCCATATATTTCCTGGAGGAGGGTGAAGCACCAGGGCTCTACATCATCCAGTACATACCGAGCACCTTCGATTGGAAAGCCACAGGCCTCACTGTCAATCAGCAGGCCAAACCCCTGTTATCAACAGACCCCTTTTTCAAAGTTTCGCTCACCTTTTCTGCAAAG GGAGATGCCCAACTAGCAAAGGTTAGTGTCAGGATCCCGTCATGGACATCAACTGATGGCACAACGGCAACTCTGAATGGCCAGAAGCTCAACCTGACATCCACTGGCAACTCGACTAATG GTGGTTTCCTGACGGTGACCAAGCTCTGGGCCGAAGATACCTTGACCCTCCAATTTCCCATTACCCTTAGGACTGAGGCAATCAAAG ATGACCGGCCGGAGTACGCGTCCATCCAAGCGGTGCTGTTCGGGCCGCATCTCCTCGCCGGCCTGACACACGGCAAGCTGCCAGTGACCGACAGCAACCACTCCAACGACGGCCTGACCCCGAGCATCTGGGAAGTGAACGCCACAAGCGCCACCGCCGTCACCGACTGGGTCACTCCGCTCCCCTCCGAGACGCTCAACTCACAGCTCGTCACCCTGACGCAGACCGCCGGCGGACGGACCCTCGTCCTGTCGGTGTCGATCGCCGACGCGAAGCTGGAGATGCAGGAGCAGCCGGCCCCCGGGACCGACGCGTGCGTGCACGCCACGTTCCGCGTCTACGGCCAggcgggcagcagcagcagcgagtcGCTGCTGCCGATGCAAGGGCCGAACGTGACGATCGAGCCGTTCGACAGGCCGGGCATGGCGGTCACCAACGGCCTCCTCGCCGTCGGCCGCCCTGCTGGAGGCCGCGACACGCTCTTCAACGCCGTGCCGGGGCTGGACGGCGCGCCGGGCTCCGTGTCCCTGGAGCTCGCCACCAGGCCGGGGTGTTTCGTGGCGACGGCCCCCGCAGCGGGCGCGAACGCCGCCACGCAAGTCGTCTGCCGGGGCAACAAGAACAATGGCGGCAGCGCGAGCGGCGACGGCGCGGCGCTCCGGCGCGCGGCGAGCTTTGTCCGCGCCGCGCCGCTGAGGCGGTACAACCCGCTGAGCTTCGCGGCGCGCGGGACGGCGCGGAACTTCCTGCTGGAGCCGCTGCGGAGCCTGCAGGACGAGTTCTATACCGTCTACTTCAGCCTCGTCGTCTCCGACGCCGGGAGCTGA
- the LOC8067645 gene encoding protein gamma response 1, with product MEGKALAVDCGGAGVDAADDLKYISGLSTILVATIQEVKDQVSQMEFIFCSQLFPHIQAKSKLVQARLADAVKAGEAEWRKREAGLVNQLEEASRGKMLAEERLLQLGTSLEEMKGKLADSEQLAARHEAEKKQLLGRLEDAMKKGEGVHQLQREIEEKDAEVVREREAHQKLQQQVVQLAAMHEAEKKQLLGRLEDEMRKGEVVRQLQREIEEKAAEVVREREAHQQLQQQVEQLAARHEAEKKQLLGRLEDEIRNGEVVPQLQREIEEKAAEVVRVREAHHLLLQQVDLKDKGLLLEQSKRRDLIEDYTQLKTNYKHLKSQYTFLLGKIDHHEGSKPPGDIPVDTRNTEGPPSKRKFKDLEHINKEGIQVLSNTRDLKNDSALGAKGEAAQHASSVRSPFRNSHHALPSRPTNPLPNHAANNSKLHASTSVAAPSLNWRETRARKEPGVADPHDDFLDTPLEAVKNTIRNPTTPEEAQALAASPPQDMEFNNSDDETQDMNIATQALRNISNMPVPRQQNTISVQPPKKDFKYRESVRKKADRENLKGVECKQCKKFYDAVLPGGHANDNGAGSTSLRCEHHDGVSRHRYRYAPPLTPEGFWNIGFESEM from the exons ATGGAGGGGAAGGCGCTGGCCGTCGATTGCGGTGGCGCTGGCGTCGACGCGGCGGATGATCTCAAGTACATCTCCGGGCTGAGCACCATTCTCGTGGCCACCATCCAGGAAGTGAAGGACCAGGTCTCCCAGATGGAGTTCATCTTCTGCAGCCAGCTCTTCCCGCACATCCAGGCCAAGTCGAAGCTCGTCCAGGCGCGTCTCGCTGACGCGGTGAAGGCTGGTGAGGCTGAGTGGAGGAAGAGGGAGGCTGGCCTGGTGAACCAGCTGGAGGAGGCCAGCCGTGGTAAGATGCTCGCGGAGGAGAGGTTACTGCAACTGGGCACCTCTCTTGAGGAGATGAAGGGGAAGCTTGCGGATTCAGAGCAATTGGCTGCAAGGCATGAGGCTGAGAAGAAACAGCTTCTGGGGAGGTTGGAGGATGCGATGAAGAAAGGTGAGGGGGTACATCAGCTCCAGAGGGAGATTGAGGAGAAGGACGCTGAGGTGGTCAGGGAAAGAGAGGCACATCAGAAGCTGCAGCAGCAGGTTGTGCAATTGGCTGCAATGCATGAGGCCGAGAAGAAACAGCTTCTGGGGAGGTTGGAGGATGAGATGAGGAAAGGTGAGGTGGTACGTCAGCTCCAGAGGGAGATTGAGGAGAAGGCCGCTGAGGTGGTCAGGGAGAGAGAGGCACATcagcagttgcagcagcaggtTGAGCAATTGGCTGCGAGGCATGAGGCTGAGAAGAAACAGCTTCTGGGGAGGTTAGAGGATGAGATCAGGAATGGTGAGGTGGTACCTCAGCTCCAGAGGGAGATTGAGGAGAAGGCCGCTGAGGTGGTCAGGGTGAGAGAGGCACATCACCTGCTGCTGCAGCAGGTTGACCTGAAGGATAAGGGTCTACTTCTGGAGCAGAGCAAGCGGAGGGACTTGATTGAGGATTACACTCAGCTGAAGACAAACTACAAGCATTTGAAGTCTCAGTACACCTTTCTTCTTGGGAAGATTGACCATCATGAAGGCTCCAAGCCTCCTGGGGACATTCCTGTAGATACAAGAAATACTGAAGGTCCTCCAAGTAAGAGGAAGTTCAAAG ATTTGGAGCACATAAACAAGGAGGGCATCCAGGTTCTTTCCAACACAAGAGACCTGAAGAATGACTCTGCTCTAGGTGCCAAAGGTGAAGCTGCCCAACATGCTAGTTCAGTGAGGAGTCCATTCAGAAACTCACACCATGCCCTGCCATCTCGCCCAACTAATCCATTGCCAAATCATGCTGCCAATAATTCAAAACTACATGCTTCAACCAGCGTCGCTGCCCCAAGTCTAAATTGGAGGGAGACCCGTGCACGCAAAGAACCAGGTGTTGCTGATCCACATGATGATTTCCTTGATACACCTCTGGAAGCTGTCAAGAATACCATCAGGAACCCTACAACTCCAGAAGAAGCACAGGCTCTTGCCGCCTCTCCTCCTCAAGACATGGAATTCAACAATTCAGATGATGAAACCCAAGATATGAATATTGCAACTCAAGCCCTCCGGAACATCTCCAATATGCCAGTTCCCAGACAGCAAAACACAATATCAGTACAGCCACCAAAGAAAGATTTCAAATATAGAGAATCAGTGAGAAAGAAAGCTGATCGGGAGAACCTAAAAGGTGTTGAGTGCAAGCAGTGCAAGAAGTTTTATGATGCTGTTCTTCCTGGTGGCCATGCAAATGACAATGGTGCTGGCTCTACAAGCTTAAGATGTGAGCACCACGATGGTGTATCAAGGCATCGGTACAGGTACGCGCCGCCTTTGACACCGGAAGGGTTTTGGAACATTGGTTTTGAATCAGAAATGTAG